A window of the Arcobacter sp. F155 genome harbors these coding sequences:
- a CDS encoding NADP-dependent isocitrate dehydrogenase translates to MSKIIYTKVDEAPALATYSFLPIIKAFTKSSGIEMVTKDISLAGRIIANFPENLTEEQRIGDHLSELGELTQDPNANIVKLPNISASIPQLKAAIAELQSKGYKVPNYDESEEISARYAKILGSAVNPVLREGNSDRRAPGAVKNYAKNNPHRMGEWVKDSKTDVAHMDADDFYGAEVSTTMTSENDVKISFVDENGNEKVLKASTPLEAGEVIDATRMSAKALQEFYQKAIDEAKQRDVLLSLHLKATMMKVSDPIMFGYAVKVYFKDLIAKHGELFDSLGVNFNNGLGDLYSKLDEVDADKKAEILADIDAVYAKQPRLAMVNSAKGITNLHVPSDVIIDASMPAMIRGGGKMWNTEDKEEDTLAMIPDRCYAKSFQAVIDDCKENGALDPTTMGTVPNVGLMAKKAEEYGSHDKTFQAEGKGTIKVTDKDGNDVFTFDVEEGDIFRMCQAKDAPIRDWVKLAVTRARLSDTPAIFWLDENRAHDAELIKKVNEYLKDHDTSGLDISIMAPLEATKKSLERMRKGLDTISVTGNVLRDYNTDLFPILELGTSAKMLSIVPLMQGGGLFETGAGGSAPKHVQQFVEESYLRWDSLGEFMALAASFEHLANTQDNAKAKVLADTLDKATGSFLENDKSPSRKLGGIDNRGSHFYLAMYWAQELAAQNDDADLKAEFEPIAKAMTENEEKIVAELVAGHGKPSDIGGYYLPNDEKAFAAMRPSATLNSIIG, encoded by the coding sequence ATGTCAAAAATCATATACACAAAAGTTGATGAAGCACCTGCTTTAGCAACGTATTCATTTTTACCTATTATCAAAGCTTTCACAAAAAGCTCTGGTATTGAAATGGTAACAAAAGATATCTCACTTGCAGGAAGAATTATCGCAAACTTCCCAGAGAACTTAACTGAAGAACAAAGAATTGGTGATCACTTAAGCGAACTTGGTGAATTAACTCAAGACCCAAATGCTAATATTGTAAAATTACCAAATATCTCTGCATCTATTCCACAATTAAAAGCAGCGATCGCAGAGCTACAATCAAAAGGTTACAAAGTACCTAACTATGACGAATCTGAAGAGATTTCTGCAAGATATGCAAAAATCTTAGGTTCTGCTGTTAACCCAGTACTTAGAGAAGGAAACTCAGATAGAAGAGCTCCAGGAGCTGTTAAGAACTATGCTAAAAACAACCCTCATAGAATGGGTGAATGGGTAAAAGACTCTAAAACTGACGTAGCACATATGGATGCTGATGACTTCTATGGTGCTGAAGTTTCTACTACTATGACTTCTGAAAATGATGTAAAAATCTCTTTTGTTGACGAAAATGGAAATGAAAAAGTATTAAAAGCTTCAACTCCATTAGAAGCTGGTGAAGTTATTGATGCTACAAGAATGAGTGCAAAAGCATTACAAGAGTTCTACCAAAAAGCAATTGATGAAGCTAAGCAAAGAGATGTATTATTATCTTTACACTTAAAAGCTACAATGATGAAAGTTTCTGACCCAATTATGTTTGGATATGCTGTTAAAGTATACTTCAAAGATTTAATTGCTAAACACGGTGAATTATTTGATTCATTAGGTGTTAACTTCAACAATGGTCTTGGTGATTTATACTCTAAGTTAGATGAAGTTGATGCAGACAAAAAAGCTGAAATTTTAGCTGATATTGATGCAGTATATGCAAAACAACCAAGACTTGCTATGGTTAACTCTGCAAAAGGAATTACAAACCTACACGTACCATCAGATGTAATTATTGATGCATCTATGCCTGCTATGATTAGAGGTGGTGGTAAAATGTGGAATACTGAAGATAAAGAAGAAGATACTTTAGCAATGATTCCAGATAGATGTTATGCAAAATCTTTCCAAGCAGTTATTGATGATTGTAAAGAAAATGGTGCATTAGATCCAACTACAATGGGAACGGTTCCAAATGTTGGTTTAATGGCTAAAAAAGCTGAAGAGTATGGTTCTCATGATAAAACTTTCCAAGCTGAAGGTAAAGGAACTATCAAAGTTACTGATAAAGATGGAAATGATGTATTTACATTTGACGTTGAAGAAGGTGATATCTTTAGAATGTGCCAAGCTAAAGATGCTCCAATTAGAGATTGGGTTAAATTAGCAGTAACTAGAGCTAGATTATCTGATACTCCAGCTATTTTCTGGTTAGATGAAAATAGAGCTCACGATGCAGAACTTATCAAAAAAGTAAATGAGTACTTAAAAGACCACGATACTTCTGGTTTAGATATTTCTATTATGGCTCCATTAGAAGCTACTAAAAAATCTTTAGAGAGAATGAGAAAAGGTCTTGATACTATTTCTGTAACTGGAAACGTATTAAGAGATTATAACACTGACTTATTCCCAATCTTAGAGCTTGGAACATCTGCAAAAATGTTATCAATCGTTCCATTAATGCAAGGTGGTGGATTGTTTGAAACTGGTGCTGGTGGTTCTGCTCCTAAGCACGTTCAACAATTCGTTGAAGAGTCTTACTTAAGATGGGATTCATTAGGTGAATTTATGGCATTAGCTGCTTCATTTGAGCACTTAGCAAATACTCAAGACAATGCAAAAGCAAAAGTATTAGCTGATACATTAGATAAAGCTACTGGAAGCTTCCTAGAAAATGACAAATCACCTTCAAGAAAATTAGGTGGTATTGATAATAGAGGTTCTCACTTCTATCTTGCAATGTACTGGGCTCAAGAATTAGCTGCACAAAATGATGATGCAGATTTAAAAGCTGAGTTTGAACCAATTGCAAAAGCAATGACTGAAAATGAAGAAAAAATCGTTGCTGAATTAGTTGCAGGTCACGGTAAACCTTCTGATATTGGTGGTTATTACTTACCAAATGATGAAAAAGCATTTGCTGCAATGAGACCATCTGCTACATTAAACTCAATTATTGGTTAA